From one Idiomarina sp. X4 genomic stretch:
- a CDS encoding BCCT family transporter — protein sequence MLTLVGAGMILFMALVLLILWRWGAMPLQGKIPVSTLVFVAILFTSGLDVGLIMFPLTEFPVYENLKENSEYAFANPLAIEFGFWGFMVWAIYFVTCFYFCALEPKLRFFEITWVKWVNNIVIIGTCAFTAHLLFANLSWYLPAFAPDSGFPWLFAGLVTLTICAAVYSSTELRFVKVLSVSSGALFLALIAGLGSYVVAQPNVEAADYLQTLPLLSDYFTHLQRFVLPINDYHAFYLFWWFAWSIMIGQFTARFVGNMKTVTLLVNMLVWPSLSLGLWFSVLYLFHTKGIDTSGWINRIMVGVGVVFVLNSLDSLIRLYSDNLNLTVSRLGKPRYFALHAFLIVSLTVLFSLEFIRIQWVGALVIGIGVCCVIYALAFKDKRSKLPAANRLF from the coding sequence ATGCTAACCTTAGTGGGCGCCGGAATGATCCTGTTCATGGCTTTAGTACTGCTCATTTTGTGGCGCTGGGGCGCAATGCCGCTGCAGGGAAAAATTCCGGTATCAACGTTAGTGTTTGTCGCTATTTTATTTACCTCGGGGCTGGATGTGGGACTCATCATGTTCCCGCTCACCGAGTTTCCGGTGTATGAGAACCTCAAAGAGAACAGTGAATACGCCTTTGCCAATCCGTTAGCCATAGAGTTTGGTTTTTGGGGCTTTATGGTCTGGGCGATTTACTTTGTTACCTGCTTCTATTTCTGCGCATTGGAGCCCAAACTCCGCTTCTTTGAAATAACTTGGGTGAAGTGGGTGAACAACATTGTCATTATTGGCACCTGCGCGTTTACGGCGCACTTGCTGTTTGCCAATTTAAGTTGGTACTTGCCTGCCTTTGCTCCAGATTCTGGCTTTCCATGGCTGTTTGCCGGGCTAGTGACGCTCACCATTTGTGCGGCGGTTTACTCAAGCACCGAACTGCGCTTTGTGAAGGTGCTGAGTGTGTCGTCCGGTGCGCTGTTTTTAGCGCTGATTGCAGGGCTTGGCAGTTACGTGGTGGCGCAGCCGAATGTGGAAGCTGCTGACTATCTGCAAACGTTGCCGTTACTGAGTGATTACTTTACGCATTTACAGCGGTTTGTTTTGCCCATTAACGACTACCATGCGTTTTACCTGTTCTGGTGGTTTGCCTGGAGCATCATGATTGGTCAGTTTACCGCGCGCTTCGTGGGCAATATGAAGACGGTTACGTTGTTGGTGAATATGCTGGTCTGGCCGTCGCTGTCGCTGGGCTTGTGGTTCAGCGTGTTGTACTTGTTTCATACCAAAGGCATTGATACCTCCGGCTGGATAAACCGCATAATGGTTGGTGTTGGCGTGGTGTTTGTATTGAACTCCCTGGATTCACTGATTCGCCTGTATTCCGATAATTTGAACCTAACCGTCAGCCGCCTTGGTAAGCCGCGCTATTTCGCGCTGCATGCTTTTCTCATAGTTAGCTTAACCGTTCTGTTTAGCCTTGAATTTATTCGCATTCAATGGGTGGGCGCGCTGGTCATTGGCATTGGTGTATGCTGCGTAATTTACGCTCTGGCTTTTAAAGATAAGCGCTCGAAATTGCCCGCAGCGAATAGGTTATTTTAA
- the betA gene encoding choline dehydrogenase encodes MSVEQYDYIIVGAGSAGCVLANRLTEDADKSVLLLETGGSDKSIFIQMPTALSIPMNTKKYAWQFHTEPEPYLDNRRMHCPRGKVLGGSSSINGMVYVRGHARDFDEWAEHGAEGWDYQHCLPYFKKADDWAFGEDKYRSVGGPLSVNNGNNMQNPLYSAFVEAGEQAGYWHTDDYNGAQQEGFGAMHMTVKNGRRWSTANAYLRPAMERSNLTVKTGVLVKRVLLEGKRSVGVELLQKGKVKRFDCRDEVVLSAGSVGSPHLLQLSGIGPANVLKDAGIELQHELPGVGENLQDHLEFYFQYQCKQPVSLNRKLGPLSKLAIGVRWILFKTGLGATNHFESCGFIRSKKGIEWPDLQYHFLPAAMRYDGRSAFDGDGFQLHIGHNKPKSRGWIRAVSADPTEAPKIQFNYLQEPEDIEAFRACVRLSREIIAQPAMDKYRGEEIQPGASVQTDEEIDAFIRGAVESAYHPCGTCRMGAEDDEQAVVDPTTRVRGLQGLRVVDSSLFPTIPNGNLNAPTIMLAERAADLIRFGEAADAANVKVVMDEQWQQRQRQGKQQREVR; translated from the coding sequence ATGTCGGTTGAGCAGTACGATTACATTATTGTCGGGGCCGGCTCGGCCGGCTGTGTATTGGCGAACCGGCTGACAGAGGACGCAGACAAAAGCGTACTGTTGCTGGAAACCGGCGGCTCGGATAAAAGCATTTTTATTCAAATGCCGACGGCGTTGTCGATACCGATGAACACAAAAAAATACGCCTGGCAGTTTCATACCGAACCAGAGCCATATTTAGATAACCGCCGCATGCACTGTCCGCGCGGCAAGGTGCTGGGTGGCTCGTCATCGATTAACGGAATGGTGTATGTGCGCGGCCACGCGCGTGACTTTGACGAGTGGGCTGAGCATGGCGCCGAGGGCTGGGACTATCAGCACTGCCTGCCATACTTTAAAAAGGCCGATGACTGGGCCTTTGGGGAAGACAAATATCGCAGTGTTGGCGGACCGTTGTCGGTTAATAACGGCAATAACATGCAAAATCCACTTTATAGTGCGTTTGTTGAAGCGGGTGAGCAGGCCGGCTATTGGCATACCGATGACTATAACGGTGCGCAGCAGGAAGGTTTTGGCGCAATGCACATGACGGTTAAAAATGGCCGTCGCTGGTCGACGGCTAACGCGTATTTACGGCCAGCCATGGAGCGTTCCAATTTGACGGTGAAAACCGGTGTGTTGGTTAAACGTGTATTGCTGGAAGGTAAACGTTCGGTTGGTGTCGAGTTACTGCAAAAAGGCAAGGTTAAGCGCTTTGACTGTCGCGATGAAGTCGTCCTGAGCGCGGGCTCTGTTGGCTCGCCGCACTTACTGCAGTTGTCCGGTATTGGCCCGGCAAACGTACTGAAAGACGCGGGCATTGAGCTGCAACATGAGTTGCCGGGCGTGGGTGAAAACCTGCAGGATCATCTGGAGTTTTACTTTCAGTATCAGTGTAAGCAGCCGGTTAGCTTGAACCGTAAGCTGGGTCCATTGAGTAAATTAGCCATTGGTGTGCGTTGGATCCTGTTTAAAACTGGCTTGGGCGCGACCAACCATTTTGAATCTTGCGGGTTCATTCGCTCGAAGAAGGGCATCGAATGGCCTGACCTGCAATATCACTTCTTGCCCGCAGCCATGCGCTACGATGGGCGCAGTGCCTTCGACGGTGACGGCTTTCAGCTTCATATTGGTCACAATAAACCGAAGAGCCGTGGCTGGATACGCGCGGTGTCGGCAGACCCGACAGAAGCCCCAAAAATTCAGTTTAACTACTTGCAAGAGCCGGAAGATATTGAGGCGTTTCGCGCTTGTGTGCGGCTGTCTCGGGAGATTATTGCTCAGCCGGCGATGGACAAGTATCGCGGGGAAGAGATTCAACCGGGCGCTTCGGTTCAAACGGATGAAGAGATTGATGCCTTTATTCGTGGCGCGGTGGAAAGCGCTTATCACCCGTGCGGTACCTGTCGTATGGGCGCCGAAGATGACGAGCAAGCGGTCGTGGATCCGACGACCCGAGTACGGGGACTGCAAGGACTCCGTGTTGTCGACTCGTCTTTATTCCCGACCATTCCAAATGGCAACCTGAACGCACCAACCATTATGTTGGCTGAACGAGCCGCCGATTTAATTCGCTTTGGCGAAGCCGCCGATGCAGCAAATGTGAAAGTGGTGATGGACGAACAATGGCAGCAACGTCAGCGTCAGGGTAAGCAACAACGAGAGGTGCGTTAA
- a CDS encoding alkaline phosphatase D family protein — protein MKKTLIFLGLLSGAVVSTAANAQQSVSHIAFGSCSHQDHDMPILDSVIADKPDAFLFLGDNIYGDTEDMTVLRNKYEKLGSKERFQTLVNNTNVMAIWDDHDFGANDAGKDYPKKEASRQIMLDFWGAEEDSPRRTRPDGIYTSKMYGEGEQRIHVIMPDLRWNRDDMKHVSREEYANERAPNNLGPYIAHDDMSKSMLGEKQWQWLEEELKKTARVKIIASSLQLLADFTGWEAWANFPGDRQRLFDLIKKHQVNGVILVSGDTHWGEVSYYDENLDYPLWEVTSSGLTQEWKQVSPNKHRIGQYTANVNYGSINIDWSLEDPLVSLSLKNVDGEVVNEHRFRLSTLEPYKE, from the coding sequence ATGAAGAAAACACTGATTTTTCTGGGACTGTTATCGGGCGCTGTCGTTTCTACGGCAGCGAATGCACAGCAAAGTGTGTCGCATATTGCCTTTGGCTCCTGCTCGCACCAGGATCATGACATGCCGATTCTGGACAGCGTTATTGCCGATAAACCGGATGCTTTTTTGTTCCTGGGCGACAATATTTATGGCGACACTGAAGATATGACGGTGCTGCGCAATAAATATGAAAAGCTGGGTTCGAAAGAACGTTTTCAGACGTTAGTGAATAACACGAACGTGATGGCGATTTGGGATGACCACGACTTTGGCGCGAACGATGCGGGTAAAGACTACCCGAAAAAAGAAGCCTCACGCCAGATTATGCTGGACTTCTGGGGGGCGGAGGAAGACTCACCTCGTCGCACACGCCCTGACGGTATTTACACCTCAAAAATGTATGGCGAAGGCGAGCAGCGTATTCACGTCATAATGCCCGATTTGCGCTGGAACCGTGATGACATGAAACACGTGTCGCGCGAAGAGTACGCCAATGAGCGTGCGCCAAACAACCTCGGTCCGTACATTGCTCACGACGATATGTCGAAGTCGATGCTGGGCGAGAAACAATGGCAGTGGCTGGAAGAAGAGTTAAAAAAAACGGCTCGCGTCAAAATTATTGCCTCCAGCTTGCAGTTATTAGCCGACTTTACCGGTTGGGAAGCCTGGGCGAACTTTCCGGGCGACCGCCAGCGGTTGTTCGACTTAATTAAAAAACACCAAGTGAATGGTGTGATTTTAGTCAGTGGTGACACTCACTGGGGCGAAGTCAGCTATTACGATGAAAACCTGGATTATCCACTGTGGGAAGTGACCAGCTCAGGTCTGACACAGGAGTGGAAACAGGTCAGTCCGAACAAGCATCGTATTGGACAATACACGGCAAATGTTAATTACGGCAGTATAAACATTGATTGGAGTTTAGAAGATCCCTTAGTATCGCTCAGTCTGAAGAATGTTGACGGCGAAGTGGTGAATGAGCACCGCTTCCGCTTGTCGACGTTGGAGCCATACAAGGAGTAA
- the betB gene encoding betaine-aldehyde dehydrogenase, producing the protein MDGHYVNGDESRSFDVRYPATGEVIYRVEQAGEAMMLQAIKSAKQGFEKWSKTPAVERARILQKAARLLRERNDELAKYEVQDTGKPWQEAVEVDVQTGADSIEYFANLAPSMMGAQQPVGDDFFYTRHEPLGVCFGIGAWNYPIQIACWKSAAALAAGNAMIFKPSEETPRGAAKLAEIFTEAGVPDGVFNVVQGDAEVGRFLTAHPDIAKVSLTGEVGTGKKVMAAAAGTLKQVTMELGGKSPLIVFDDADVEEAVTGAMMANFYTQGEVCTNGTRVFVHESVYDRFMERLVERTRKNIVIGEPMDAKTNLGALISEKHQQLVLEYIEKGKQEGAKLVYGGNAVTPEGCENGYFVEPTIFADCHNDMTICREEIFGPVMSVMTFTDEDEVVRQANDTEYGLAAGVFTKDIRRAHRVIAQMQAGICWINAWGNSPAEMPVGGYKLSGIGRENGVETLKSYTQTKSVYVGMETLQGPF; encoded by the coding sequence ATTGATGGGCACTACGTTAACGGCGACGAAAGCCGCAGTTTTGATGTGCGATACCCGGCAACCGGTGAGGTCATTTACCGGGTTGAACAGGCCGGTGAAGCGATGATGCTACAGGCAATAAAGAGTGCTAAGCAAGGTTTCGAAAAGTGGTCAAAGACGCCGGCGGTAGAGCGGGCACGCATTCTGCAAAAAGCCGCGCGTTTATTGCGTGAGCGTAATGACGAGTTGGCGAAGTACGAAGTTCAGGATACCGGGAAACCGTGGCAGGAAGCGGTTGAGGTAGATGTTCAGACCGGTGCCGACTCGATTGAGTACTTTGCGAATTTAGCGCCGTCGATGATGGGCGCGCAACAACCGGTGGGTGACGACTTTTTCTATACCCGTCATGAGCCGCTGGGTGTGTGTTTTGGTATTGGTGCCTGGAACTACCCAATTCAAATAGCCTGCTGGAAGTCAGCTGCTGCACTGGCGGCCGGTAACGCCATGATTTTTAAACCGTCAGAGGAAACCCCTCGCGGCGCGGCTAAGTTAGCAGAGATATTCACCGAAGCGGGTGTACCGGACGGTGTGTTTAATGTGGTGCAGGGGGATGCCGAGGTAGGTCGCTTTCTAACGGCGCATCCGGACATTGCCAAGGTGTCGTTAACCGGTGAAGTGGGTACCGGTAAAAAAGTCATGGCGGCGGCTGCCGGTACGCTTAAGCAAGTCACTATGGAGCTTGGCGGCAAGTCACCCTTAATTGTGTTTGACGATGCGGATGTTGAAGAAGCGGTCACTGGCGCCATGATGGCCAACTTTTACACGCAGGGTGAGGTGTGCACCAACGGTACGCGCGTTTTTGTGCATGAGTCGGTGTATGACCGGTTTATGGAGCGCTTGGTGGAACGTACACGCAAGAATATTGTGATTGGCGAACCGATGGATGCGAAAACCAATTTGGGTGCGCTGATATCGGAAAAGCATCAGCAACTGGTTTTAGAGTACATCGAGAAAGGCAAGCAGGAAGGCGCTAAATTGGTTTACGGCGGTAACGCGGTGACGCCTGAGGGCTGTGAAAATGGCTACTTTGTTGAGCCCACCATTTTTGCTGACTGCCATAACGACATGACCATTTGTCGTGAAGAAATTTTTGGCCCGGTGATGTCGGTCATGACCTTTACCGACGAAGACGAGGTTGTACGCCAGGCGAACGATACCGAATACGGCTTAGCGGCCGGCGTGTTTACCAAAGACATTCGCCGCGCGCACCGTGTGATTGCACAAATGCAGGCGGGCATTTGCTGGATCAACGCCTGGGGCAATTCGCCGGCGGAAATGCCGGTGGGTGGCTATAAACTGTCCGGCATTGGCCGCGAAAACGGCGTTGAAACGCTGAAGTCTTACACACAGACCAAGTCGGTGTATGTGGGCATGGAGACGTTGCAGGGGCCATTTTAA
- the betI gene encoding transcriptional regulator BetI, giving the protein MPKIGMQPVRRQQLIDATIEVVAEVGLKSATISLIAKKAGLSSGIISHYFGGKQALIEATVRYLLSRLKLEQSPADPIERLMKIVDLNFADIQQSLPSTKTWLSFWGESMHDADLSRLQEVNKRRLLTNLRYSYRQLLPREAAHDAAQMTAALIDGFWLRSALSLRADRGFDVAKDYCKNFILDTLRLHGVDADSGGSNP; this is encoded by the coding sequence ATGCCCAAAATTGGCATGCAGCCGGTGCGCCGGCAACAGTTGATAGACGCAACCATCGAGGTGGTTGCCGAAGTGGGGTTAAAGTCAGCGACCATCAGTTTGATTGCGAAAAAAGCCGGGTTGTCGTCCGGCATTATCAGTCATTACTTTGGTGGGAAACAGGCGCTGATTGAAGCCACGGTCCGTTATTTGTTGTCGCGGCTGAAGTTAGAGCAGTCGCCGGCTGACCCTATTGAGCGGCTGATGAAAATTGTCGATTTAAACTTTGCCGACATTCAGCAGTCGTTGCCCAGCACCAAAACCTGGCTGAGCTTTTGGGGCGAGTCAATGCACGACGCCGATTTGTCGCGCTTGCAGGAGGTGAATAAGCGACGCTTATTGACCAACCTACGTTACAGCTATCGTCAATTATTGCCGCGTGAAGCAGCGCACGACGCCGCCCAGATGACCGCGGCGCTGATTGATGGGTTTTGGCTGCGAAGCGCGCTGAGTTTGCGCGCTGACCGCGGCTTTGATGTCGCGAAAGATTACTGTAAAAACTTTATTTTGGATACGTTACGCCTGCATGGAGTGGATGCCGACTCCGGGGGCAGTAACCCGTAA